A portion of the Pedobacter cryoconitis genome contains these proteins:
- a CDS encoding helix-turn-helix domain-containing protein: MLNYNQQLPVYALEPDEIGNNRHFRMYNFNGTLPAHKDFLIPHRKDHYLLVFMRRGGSNLWIDMVPYPLKDNTIYFTRPNQIIVKDGLHELWSTGVAFTAEFLSVQGNAALGKLPLVQNRQSGHELLLSESDVVFVEDMIVKLNVEYGMPGEWQQSMLAAYLTVLLTYLSRLYVEQFKDSGVSVDQLLLKSFQSEINERFRELREVSEYASLLNISAGHLSEVIKNQSGKPAIKHIHERLALEARRLLFHTGSSLKEIAFDLGFSDASYFNRFFKRECGVTPVEYRTSTRKMYHEY; this comes from the coding sequence ATGCTTAACTATAATCAACAGTTGCCGGTTTATGCTTTGGAGCCGGATGAAATAGGAAATAACAGGCATTTTAGGATGTATAATTTTAATGGGACTTTACCTGCGCATAAAGATTTTTTGATACCGCATCGTAAGGATCATTATTTATTGGTGTTTATGAGACGGGGTGGGAGTAATTTATGGATAGATATGGTTCCTTATCCGCTTAAGGATAATACTATTTATTTTACGAGACCAAATCAGATTATTGTAAAGGATGGTTTACATGAGTTATGGAGTACGGGAGTTGCTTTTACGGCTGAGTTTCTGTCTGTTCAGGGAAATGCGGCTTTAGGCAAGTTACCGCTGGTTCAGAATCGGCAAAGTGGGCATGAGCTTTTGCTTTCGGAGAGTGATGTTGTTTTTGTGGAGGATATGATAGTTAAGCTTAATGTGGAGTATGGGATGCCTGGTGAGTGGCAGCAGAGTATGTTGGCTGCTTATTTGACGGTGTTGCTTACTTATTTGAGCCGTTTGTATGTGGAGCAGTTTAAGGATAGTGGTGTTTCTGTTGATCAGTTGTTGTTAAAGAGTTTTCAGTCGGAGATTAATGAGCGCTTCCGGGAGTTGCGTGAGGTGAGTGAGTATGCTTCTTTATTGAATATTTCTGCGGGGCATTTGAGTGAGGTGATCAAGAATCAGAGTGGTAAGCCGGCTATTAAACATATACATGAGCGGTTAGCACTGGAGGCGCGGCGTTTGCTTTTTCATACGGGCAGTTCTCTGAAAGAGATTGCTTTTGATCTTGGTTTTTCGGATGCGTCTTATTTCAATCGTTTTTTTAAAAGGGAGTGTGGGGTTACACCGGTTGAGTATCGTACGAGTACCCGCAAAATGTACCATGAATACTGA
- a CDS encoding DUF4112 domain-containing protein — MGYDSAYKNSSVPDVRVLRWVSRLSFLMDEQFRIPGTKYRFGLDPLLNLIPFAGDIVGFAVSGGLVLAMASKGLTSKIVVLMCINILLDTTIGAIPGVGQVWDFFFKSNTRNMRLMEEYYEQGKHQGSGKGTIVTALVILFLIFAVLVSILWVLTAWIISKF; from the coding sequence ATGGGATATGATTCTGCTTATAAAAATTCTTCGGTTCCTGATGTTCGTGTTTTGCGATGGGTTTCCAGACTTTCTTTTTTGATGGATGAACAGTTCAGGATTCCGGGTACTAAGTACAGGTTTGGGTTGGATCCTTTGCTGAATTTGATTCCTTTTGCTGGTGATATCGTTGGTTTTGCTGTTTCGGGTGGGTTGGTATTGGCTATGGCGAGTAAAGGACTCACGAGTAAGATTGTTGTGTTGATGTGTATCAATATTTTATTGGATACGACGATTGGGGCAATTCCTGGGGTTGGACAGGTTTGGGATTTTTTCTTTAAGTCGAATACGCGGAATATGCGTTTGATGGAGGAGTATTATGAGCAGGGTAAGCATCAGGGGAGTGGAAAGGGTACAATCGTAACGGCATTGGTTATTTTGTTTTTGATCTTTGCTGTTTTGGTTAGTATTTTATGGGTACTGACGGCCTGGATAATTAGTAAGTTTTAG